Proteins from a single region of Paenibacillus sp. BIHB 4019:
- the hfq gene encoding RNA chaperone Hfq, with the protein MNKSINIQDTFLNQLRKDNIPVTVFLMNGFQIRGVIKAFDNFTIIIDSEGRQQMVYKHAISTFTPQRNVSLMQDNSSSDS; encoded by the coding sequence TCCATCAACATTCAAGATACGTTCTTGAACCAATTGCGTAAAGATAACATTCCCGTTACAGTCTTCCTGATGAACGGGTTCCAAATCCGGGGCGTTATTAAAGCGTTTGACAACTTCACCATTATTATTGACAGCGAAGGCCGTCAACAAATGGTGTACAAGCATGCCATTTCGACGTTTACTCCGCAGCGAAATGTATCTCTCATGCAGGACAACAGCAGCTCTGACTCGTAA